One region of Sus scrofa isolate TJ Tabasco breed Duroc chromosome 3, Sscrofa11.1, whole genome shotgun sequence genomic DNA includes:
- the SLC5A2 gene encoding sodium/glucose cotransporter 2 isoform X4: MEEHTDAGSAPGLGDQRALIDNPADILVIAAYFLLVIGVGLWALFVVLLLGWLFVPVYLTAGVITMPQYLRKRFGGHRIRLYLSVLSLFLYIFTKISVDMFSGAVFIQQALGWNIYASVIALLVITMIYTVTGGLAALMYTDTVQTFVILAGAFILMGYAFHEVGGYSGLFDKYLGATTSLTVSEDPAVGNISSSCYQPRPDSYHLLRDPVTGDLPWPALLLGLTIVSSWYWCSDQVIVQRCLAGKNLTHIKAGCILCGYLKLMPMFLMVMPGMISRILYPDEVACVVPEVCKRVCGTEVGCSNIAYPRLVVKLMPNGLRGLMLAVMLAALMSSLASIFNSSSTLFTMDIYTRLRPRAGDRELLLVGRLWVVFIVAVSMAWIPVVQAAQGGQLFDYIQSVSSYLAPPVSAVFVLALFVPRVNEKGAFWGLMGGLLMGLARLVPEFSFGSGSCVRPSSCPALLCRVHYLYFAIVLFVCSGLLTLVVSLCTPPIPRKHLHRLVFSLRHSKEEREDLDADELEAPTAAPVQNGCPEHALEMEEPPSPTPGLFRQCLLWFCGMSRTGAGSPPAPTREEMAAGARRLDDISEDASWARVVNLNALLMMAVATFLWGFYA, encoded by the exons ATGGAGGAACACACAGACGCAGGCTCGGCACCAGGGCTGGGGGACCAGAGGGCCCTAATTGACAACCCCGCTGACATCCTGGTCATTGCAGCTTATTTCCTGCTGGTCATTGGTGTCGGCTTGTGG GCTCTGTTCGTGGTGCTGCTTCTGGGCTGGCTCTTCGTGCCAGTGTACCTGACCGCCGGTGTCATTACCATGCCACAGTATCTGCGCAAGCGCTTTGGGGGCCATCGCATTCGCCTCTACCTGTCCGTGCTCTCGCTTTTTCTGTACATCTTCACGAAGATTTCG GTGGATATGTTCTCCGGGGCAGTGTTCATTCAACAGGCTCTGGGCTGGAACATCTACGCCTCTGTCATCGCCCTCCTGGTCATCACCATGATCTACACTGTGACAG GAGGGCTGGCAGCGCTGATGTACACGGATACGGTGCAGACCTTCGTCATTCTCGCGGGggccttcatcctcatgggttACG CCTTCCACGAGGTGGGCGGGTATTCGGGACTTTTCGACAAATACTTGGGGGCCACGACGTCCCTAACGGTGTCCGAGGATCCCGCGGTGGGCAACATCTCCAGCTCGTGCTATCAACCCCGGCCCGACTCCTACCATCTGCTCCGGGACCCTGTGACTGGGGACCTGCCGTGGCCCGCGCTGCTTCTGGGACTCACCATCGTCTCAAGCTGGTACTGGTGCAGCGACCAG GTTATAGTGCAGCGCTGCCTGGCTGGGAAAAACCTGACTCACATCAAGGCGGGCTGCATCCTGTGCGGCTACCTGAAGCTGATGCCCATGTTCCTCATGGTCATGCCGGGCATGATCAGCCGCATTCTATACCCAG ATGAGGTGGCGTGCGTGGTGCCCGAAGTGTGTAAGCGCGTGTGTGGCACTGAGGTGGGGTGTTCCAACATTGCCTACCCGCGGCTCGTCGTGAAGCTCATGCCTAATG GTCTGCGCGGACTCATGCTGGCGGTCATGCTGGCGGCGCTCATGTCCTCGCTGGCCTCAATCTTTAACAGCAGCAGCACGCTTTTCACCATGGACATCTACACGCGCCTGCGACCCCGCGCAGGCGACCGCGAGCTGCTGCTAGTGGGACG GCTCTGGGTGGTGTTCATCGTGGCTGTGTCGATGGCCTGGATCCCGGTGGTGCAGGCGGCTCAGGGCGGGCAGCTCTTCGATTACATCCAGTCGGTCTCCAGCTACCTGGCGCCTCCGGTGTCGGCGGTCTTCGTGCTGGCGCTCTTCGTGCCCCGCGTCAATGAGAAG GGTGCCTTCTGGGGACTGATGGGGGGCCTGCTGATGGGTCTGGCGCGCCTTGTTCCCGAGTTCTCCTTTGGTTCTGGCAGCTGCGTGCGCCCCTCGTCGTGCCCCGCGCTCCTCTGCCGGGTGCACTACCTCTACTTTGCCATCGTGCTCTTCGTCTGCTCGGGGCTCCTCACCCTCGTGGTCTCGCTGTGCACACCGCCCATTCCACGCAAGCAT CTCCACCGCCTGGTTTTCAGTCTCCGGCACAGCAAGGAAGAGCGGGAAGACCTGGATGCAGATGAGCTAGAAGCTCCCACTGCAGCTCCTGTGCAGAACGGGTGCCCTGAGCACGCGCTGGAGATGGAGG AGCCCCCATCCCCAACACCAGGACTGTTCCGCCAGTGTCTGCTCTGGTTCTGTGGCATGAGCAGGACTGGGGCGGGCAGCCCCCCAGCCCCTACCCGGGAGGAGATGGCTGCAGGGGCCAGGCGGCTGGACGATATCAGTGAGGACGCGAGCTGGGCCCGCGTCGTCAACCTCAATGCCCTGCTCATGATGGCCGTGGCCACGTTCCTCTGGGGCTTTTATGCCTGA
- the TGFB1I1 gene encoding transforming growth factor beta-1-induced transcript 1 protein isoform X2, whose protein sequence is MPRSGALKERPPEPLTSPLPQMGSGESSGASGDKDHLYSTVCKPRSPKPAAPAAPPFSSSCGVLGTGLCELDRLLQELNATQFNITDEIMSQFPSSKESAGEKKEDPSEDKKRPSPPPSPTPVLPKPSATSATLELDRLMASLSDFRVQNHLPASGPTQPAVPSSVNEGSPSPPGPTSQGSLDTMLGLLQSDLSRRGVPTQAKGLCGSCNKPIAGQVVTALGRAWHPEHFVCGGCSTALGGSSFFEKDGAPFCPECYFERFSPRCGLCNQPIRHKMVTALGTHWHPEHFCCVSCGEPFGDEGFHEREGRPYCRRDFLQLFAPRCQGCQGPILDNYISALSALWHPDCFVCRECFAPFSGGSFFEHEGRPLCENHFHARRGSLCATCGLPVTGRCVSALGRRFHPDHFTCTFCLRPLTKGSFQERAGKPYCQPCFLKLFG, encoded by the exons ATGCCAAGGTCAGGGGCTCTAAAAGAGCGACCCCCGGAGCCCCTCACGTCTCCTCTGCCACAG ATGGGCTCTGGGGAGTCTTCAGGAGCCTCTGGGGACAAGGACCATCTGTACAG TACGGTATGCAAGCCCCGGTCCCCGAAGCCTGCGGCTCCTGCGGCCCCTCCGTTCTCCTCTTCCTGTGGTGTCTTGGGCACGGGTCTCTGTGAGCTAGACCGATTGCTTCAGGAACTTAATGCTACTCAGTTCAACATCACAG ATGAAATAATGTCCCAGTTCCCATCTAGCAAGGAATCTGcaggggagaagaaggaggaccCCTCTGAGGACAAGAAAAGGCCCAGCCC CCCTCCCAGCCCAACCCCTGTTCTCCCAAAGCCTTCGGCCACCTCGGCCACCCTGGAGCTAGACAGACTGATGGCCTCACTCTCTGACTTCCGTGTCCAGAACCAC cttccagcctctgGGCCAACCCAGCCAGCAGTGCCAAGCTCCGTGAATGAGGGCTCCCCATCCCCACCAGGGCCCACTAGCCAGGGCAGCCTAGACACCATGCTGGGGTTGCTTCAGTCTGACCTCAGCCGCCGCGGCGTGCCCACCCAGGCTAAGGGCCTCTGTGGCTCCTGCAATAAACCCATTGCTGGGCAA GTGGTGACAGCGCTTGGCCGTGCTTGGCACCCTGAGCACTTCGTTTGCGGCGGCTGTTCCACGGCCCTGGGAGGGAGCAGCTTCTTTGAGAAGGATGGAGCTCCCTTCTGTCCCGAGTGCTACTTCGAACGCTTCTCCCCAAGATGCGGCCTCTGTAACCAACCCATCCGACAT AAGATGGTTACTGCCTTGGGCACCCACTGGCACCCGGAGCATTTCTGCTGCGTCAGTTGCGGGGAGCCCTTCGGAGATGAGG GTTTCCACGAGCGGGAGGGCCGCCCCTACTGCCGCCGGGACTTCCTGCAGTTGTTCGCCCCGCGCTGCCAGGGCTGCCAAGGCCCCATTCTGGATAACTACATCTCGGCGCTCAGCGCGCTCTGGCACCCAGACTGCTTCGTCTGCAGG GAATGCTTCGCGCCCTTCTCGGGAGGCAGCTTTTTCGAGCACGAGGGCCGTCCTCTTTGCGAGAACCATTTCCACGCGCGGCGTGGGTCGCTGTGCGCCACGTGTGGCCTCCCGGTCACCGGCCGATGCGTGTCGGCCCTAGGCCGCCGCTTCCACCCGGACCACTTCACCTGCACCTTCTGCCTGCGCCCGCTCACCAAGGGCTCCTTCCAGGAGCGCGCCGGCAAGCCCTACTGCCAGCCCTGCTTCCTCAAGCTCTTCGGCTGA
- the SLC5A2 gene encoding sodium/glucose cotransporter 2 isoform X3 encodes MGSSGGFLSGGSDTVRSELEKDPSGFGRTRGVAQLDSPGLSRKALFVVLLLGWLFVPVYLTAGVITMPQYLRKRFGGHRIRLYLSVLSLFLYIFTKISVDMFSGAVFIQQALGWNIYASVIALLVITMIYTVTGGLAALMYTDTVQTFVILAGAFILMGYAFHEVGGYSGLFDKYLGATTSLTVSEDPAVGNISSSCYQPRPDSYHLLRDPVTGDLPWPALLLGLTIVSSWYWCSDQVIVQRCLAGKNLTHIKAGCILCGYLKLMPMFLMVMPGMISRILYPDEVACVVPEVCKRVCGTEVGCSNIAYPRLVVKLMPNGLRGLMLAVMLAALMSSLASIFNSSSTLFTMDIYTRLRPRAGDRELLLVGRLWVVFIVAVSMAWIPVVQAAQGGQLFDYIQSVSSYLAPPVSAVFVLALFVPRVNEKGAFWGLMGGLLMGLARLVPEFSFGSGSCVRPSSCPALLCRVHYLYFAIVLFVCSGLLTLVVSLCTPPIPRKHLHRLVFSLRHSKEEREDLDADELEAPTAAPVQNGCPEHALEMEEPPSPTPGLFRQCLLWFCGMSRTGAGSPPAPTREEMAAGARRLDDISEDASWARVVNLNALLMMAVATFLWGFYA; translated from the exons ATGGGGAGCTCTGGAGGCTTCCTGAGCGGGGGAAGCGATACTGTCAGATCTGAGTTGGAAAAGGACCCCTCTGGATTTGGCAGAACCAGAGGAGTGGCTCAGCTGGATTCCCCAGGTCTCAGCCGGAAG GCTCTGTTCGTGGTGCTGCTTCTGGGCTGGCTCTTCGTGCCAGTGTACCTGACCGCCGGTGTCATTACCATGCCACAGTATCTGCGCAAGCGCTTTGGGGGCCATCGCATTCGCCTCTACCTGTCCGTGCTCTCGCTTTTTCTGTACATCTTCACGAAGATTTCG GTGGATATGTTCTCCGGGGCAGTGTTCATTCAACAGGCTCTGGGCTGGAACATCTACGCCTCTGTCATCGCCCTCCTGGTCATCACCATGATCTACACTGTGACAG GAGGGCTGGCAGCGCTGATGTACACGGATACGGTGCAGACCTTCGTCATTCTCGCGGGggccttcatcctcatgggttACG CCTTCCACGAGGTGGGCGGGTATTCGGGACTTTTCGACAAATACTTGGGGGCCACGACGTCCCTAACGGTGTCCGAGGATCCCGCGGTGGGCAACATCTCCAGCTCGTGCTATCAACCCCGGCCCGACTCCTACCATCTGCTCCGGGACCCTGTGACTGGGGACCTGCCGTGGCCCGCGCTGCTTCTGGGACTCACCATCGTCTCAAGCTGGTACTGGTGCAGCGACCAG GTTATAGTGCAGCGCTGCCTGGCTGGGAAAAACCTGACTCACATCAAGGCGGGCTGCATCCTGTGCGGCTACCTGAAGCTGATGCCCATGTTCCTCATGGTCATGCCGGGCATGATCAGCCGCATTCTATACCCAG ATGAGGTGGCGTGCGTGGTGCCCGAAGTGTGTAAGCGCGTGTGTGGCACTGAGGTGGGGTGTTCCAACATTGCCTACCCGCGGCTCGTCGTGAAGCTCATGCCTAATG GTCTGCGCGGACTCATGCTGGCGGTCATGCTGGCGGCGCTCATGTCCTCGCTGGCCTCAATCTTTAACAGCAGCAGCACGCTTTTCACCATGGACATCTACACGCGCCTGCGACCCCGCGCAGGCGACCGCGAGCTGCTGCTAGTGGGACG GCTCTGGGTGGTGTTCATCGTGGCTGTGTCGATGGCCTGGATCCCGGTGGTGCAGGCGGCTCAGGGCGGGCAGCTCTTCGATTACATCCAGTCGGTCTCCAGCTACCTGGCGCCTCCGGTGTCGGCGGTCTTCGTGCTGGCGCTCTTCGTGCCCCGCGTCAATGAGAAG GGTGCCTTCTGGGGACTGATGGGGGGCCTGCTGATGGGTCTGGCGCGCCTTGTTCCCGAGTTCTCCTTTGGTTCTGGCAGCTGCGTGCGCCCCTCGTCGTGCCCCGCGCTCCTCTGCCGGGTGCACTACCTCTACTTTGCCATCGTGCTCTTCGTCTGCTCGGGGCTCCTCACCCTCGTGGTCTCGCTGTGCACACCGCCCATTCCACGCAAGCAT CTCCACCGCCTGGTTTTCAGTCTCCGGCACAGCAAGGAAGAGCGGGAAGACCTGGATGCAGATGAGCTAGAAGCTCCCACTGCAGCTCCTGTGCAGAACGGGTGCCCTGAGCACGCGCTGGAGATGGAGG AGCCCCCATCCCCAACACCAGGACTGTTCCGCCAGTGTCTGCTCTGGTTCTGTGGCATGAGCAGGACTGGGGCGGGCAGCCCCCCAGCCCCTACCCGGGAGGAGATGGCTGCAGGGGCCAGGCGGCTGGACGATATCAGTGAGGACGCGAGCTGGGCCCGCGTCGTCAACCTCAATGCCCTGCTCATGATGGCCGTGGCCACGTTCCTCTGGGGCTTTTATGCCTGA
- the SLC5A2 gene encoding sodium/glucose cotransporter 2 isoform X2 yields MEEHTDAGSAPGLGDQRALIDNPADILVIAAYFLLVIGVGLWSMCRTNRGTVGGYFLAGRSMMWWPVGASLFASNIGSGHFVGLAGTGAASGLAVAGFEWNALFVVLLLGWLFVPVYLTAGVITMPQYLRKRFGGHRIRLYLSVLSLFLYIFTKISVDMFSGAVFIQQALGWNIYASVIALLVITMIYTVTGGLAALMYTDTVQTFVILAGAFILMGYAFHEVGGYSGLFDKYLGATTSLTVSEDPAVGNISSSCYQPRPDSYHLLRDPVTGDLPWPALLLGLTIVSSWYWCSDQVIVQRCLAGKNLTHIKAGCILCGYLKLMPMFLMVMPGMISRILYPDEVACVVPEVCKRVCGTEVGCSNIAYPRLVVKLMPNGLRGLMLAVMLAALMSSLASIFNSSSTLFTMDIYTRLRPRAGDRELLLVGRLWVVFIVAVSMAWIPVVQAAQGGQLFDYIQSVSSYLAPPVSAVFVLALFVPRVNEKGAFWGLMGGLLMGLARLVPEFSFGSGSCVRPSSCPALLCRVHYLYFAIVLFVCSGLLTLVVSLCTPPIPRKHLHRLVFSLRHSKEEREDLDADELEAPTAAPVQNGCPEHALEMEEPPSPTPGLFRQCLLWFCGMSRTGAGSPPAPTREEMAAGARRLDDISEDASWARVVNLNALLMMAVATFLWGFYA; encoded by the exons ATGGAGGAACACACAGACGCAGGCTCGGCACCAGGGCTGGGGGACCAGAGGGCCCTAATTGACAACCCCGCTGACATCCTGGTCATTGCAGCTTATTTCCTGCTGGTCATTGGTGTCGGCTTGTGG TCCATGTGCAGAACCAACAGAGGCACGGTTGGTGGCTACTTCCTGGCGGGACGAAGCATGATGTGGTGGCCG GTCGGGGCCTCCCTCTTTGCCAGCAACATCGGCAGCGGCCACTTTGTGGGCCTGGCAGGGACTGGTGCGGCGAGCggcctggctgtggctggatTTGAGTGGAAT GCTCTGTTCGTGGTGCTGCTTCTGGGCTGGCTCTTCGTGCCAGTGTACCTGACCGCCGGTGTCATTACCATGCCACAGTATCTGCGCAAGCGCTTTGGGGGCCATCGCATTCGCCTCTACCTGTCCGTGCTCTCGCTTTTTCTGTACATCTTCACGAAGATTTCG GTGGATATGTTCTCCGGGGCAGTGTTCATTCAACAGGCTCTGGGCTGGAACATCTACGCCTCTGTCATCGCCCTCCTGGTCATCACCATGATCTACACTGTGACAG GAGGGCTGGCAGCGCTGATGTACACGGATACGGTGCAGACCTTCGTCATTCTCGCGGGggccttcatcctcatgggttACG CCTTCCACGAGGTGGGCGGGTATTCGGGACTTTTCGACAAATACTTGGGGGCCACGACGTCCCTAACGGTGTCCGAGGATCCCGCGGTGGGCAACATCTCCAGCTCGTGCTATCAACCCCGGCCCGACTCCTACCATCTGCTCCGGGACCCTGTGACTGGGGACCTGCCGTGGCCCGCGCTGCTTCTGGGACTCACCATCGTCTCAAGCTGGTACTGGTGCAGCGACCAG GTTATAGTGCAGCGCTGCCTGGCTGGGAAAAACCTGACTCACATCAAGGCGGGCTGCATCCTGTGCGGCTACCTGAAGCTGATGCCCATGTTCCTCATGGTCATGCCGGGCATGATCAGCCGCATTCTATACCCAG ATGAGGTGGCGTGCGTGGTGCCCGAAGTGTGTAAGCGCGTGTGTGGCACTGAGGTGGGGTGTTCCAACATTGCCTACCCGCGGCTCGTCGTGAAGCTCATGCCTAATG GTCTGCGCGGACTCATGCTGGCGGTCATGCTGGCGGCGCTCATGTCCTCGCTGGCCTCAATCTTTAACAGCAGCAGCACGCTTTTCACCATGGACATCTACACGCGCCTGCGACCCCGCGCAGGCGACCGCGAGCTGCTGCTAGTGGGACG GCTCTGGGTGGTGTTCATCGTGGCTGTGTCGATGGCCTGGATCCCGGTGGTGCAGGCGGCTCAGGGCGGGCAGCTCTTCGATTACATCCAGTCGGTCTCCAGCTACCTGGCGCCTCCGGTGTCGGCGGTCTTCGTGCTGGCGCTCTTCGTGCCCCGCGTCAATGAGAAG GGTGCCTTCTGGGGACTGATGGGGGGCCTGCTGATGGGTCTGGCGCGCCTTGTTCCCGAGTTCTCCTTTGGTTCTGGCAGCTGCGTGCGCCCCTCGTCGTGCCCCGCGCTCCTCTGCCGGGTGCACTACCTCTACTTTGCCATCGTGCTCTTCGTCTGCTCGGGGCTCCTCACCCTCGTGGTCTCGCTGTGCACACCGCCCATTCCACGCAAGCAT CTCCACCGCCTGGTTTTCAGTCTCCGGCACAGCAAGGAAGAGCGGGAAGACCTGGATGCAGATGAGCTAGAAGCTCCCACTGCAGCTCCTGTGCAGAACGGGTGCCCTGAGCACGCGCTGGAGATGGAGG AGCCCCCATCCCCAACACCAGGACTGTTCCGCCAGTGTCTGCTCTGGTTCTGTGGCATGAGCAGGACTGGGGCGGGCAGCCCCCCAGCCCCTACCCGGGAGGAGATGGCTGCAGGGGCCAGGCGGCTGGACGATATCAGTGAGGACGCGAGCTGGGCCCGCGTCGTCAACCTCAATGCCCTGCTCATGATGGCCGTGGCCACGTTCCTCTGGGGCTTTTATGCCTGA
- the TGFB1I1 gene encoding transforming growth factor beta-1-induced transcript 1 protein isoform X1, which translates to MEDLDALLSDLETTTSHMPRSGALKERPPEPLTSPLPQMGSGESSGASGDKDHLYSTVCKPRSPKPAAPAAPPFSSSCGVLGTGLCELDRLLQELNATQFNITDEIMSQFPSSKESAGEKKEDPSEDKKRPSPPPSPTPVLPKPSATSATLELDRLMASLSDFRVQNHLPASGPTQPAVPSSVNEGSPSPPGPTSQGSLDTMLGLLQSDLSRRGVPTQAKGLCGSCNKPIAGQVVTALGRAWHPEHFVCGGCSTALGGSSFFEKDGAPFCPECYFERFSPRCGLCNQPIRHKMVTALGTHWHPEHFCCVSCGEPFGDEGFHEREGRPYCRRDFLQLFAPRCQGCQGPILDNYISALSALWHPDCFVCRECFAPFSGGSFFEHEGRPLCENHFHARRGSLCATCGLPVTGRCVSALGRRFHPDHFTCTFCLRPLTKGSFQERAGKPYCQPCFLKLFG; encoded by the exons ATGGAGGACCTGG ATGCCCTGCTCTCTGACCTGGAGACCACAACCTCACACATGCCAAGGTCAGGGGCTCTAAAAGAGCGACCCCCGGAGCCCCTCACGTCTCCTCTGCCACAG ATGGGCTCTGGGGAGTCTTCAGGAGCCTCTGGGGACAAGGACCATCTGTACAG TACGGTATGCAAGCCCCGGTCCCCGAAGCCTGCGGCTCCTGCGGCCCCTCCGTTCTCCTCTTCCTGTGGTGTCTTGGGCACGGGTCTCTGTGAGCTAGACCGATTGCTTCAGGAACTTAATGCTACTCAGTTCAACATCACAG ATGAAATAATGTCCCAGTTCCCATCTAGCAAGGAATCTGcaggggagaagaaggaggaccCCTCTGAGGACAAGAAAAGGCCCAGCCC CCCTCCCAGCCCAACCCCTGTTCTCCCAAAGCCTTCGGCCACCTCGGCCACCCTGGAGCTAGACAGACTGATGGCCTCACTCTCTGACTTCCGTGTCCAGAACCAC cttccagcctctgGGCCAACCCAGCCAGCAGTGCCAAGCTCCGTGAATGAGGGCTCCCCATCCCCACCAGGGCCCACTAGCCAGGGCAGCCTAGACACCATGCTGGGGTTGCTTCAGTCTGACCTCAGCCGCCGCGGCGTGCCCACCCAGGCTAAGGGCCTCTGTGGCTCCTGCAATAAACCCATTGCTGGGCAA GTGGTGACAGCGCTTGGCCGTGCTTGGCACCCTGAGCACTTCGTTTGCGGCGGCTGTTCCACGGCCCTGGGAGGGAGCAGCTTCTTTGAGAAGGATGGAGCTCCCTTCTGTCCCGAGTGCTACTTCGAACGCTTCTCCCCAAGATGCGGCCTCTGTAACCAACCCATCCGACAT AAGATGGTTACTGCCTTGGGCACCCACTGGCACCCGGAGCATTTCTGCTGCGTCAGTTGCGGGGAGCCCTTCGGAGATGAGG GTTTCCACGAGCGGGAGGGCCGCCCCTACTGCCGCCGGGACTTCCTGCAGTTGTTCGCCCCGCGCTGCCAGGGCTGCCAAGGCCCCATTCTGGATAACTACATCTCGGCGCTCAGCGCGCTCTGGCACCCAGACTGCTTCGTCTGCAGG GAATGCTTCGCGCCCTTCTCGGGAGGCAGCTTTTTCGAGCACGAGGGCCGTCCTCTTTGCGAGAACCATTTCCACGCGCGGCGTGGGTCGCTGTGCGCCACGTGTGGCCTCCCGGTCACCGGCCGATGCGTGTCGGCCCTAGGCCGCCGCTTCCACCCGGACCACTTCACCTGCACCTTCTGCCTGCGCCCGCTCACCAAGGGCTCCTTCCAGGAGCGCGCCGGCAAGCCCTACTGCCAGCCCTGCTTCCTCAAGCTCTTCGGCTGA
- the SLC5A2 gene encoding sodium/glucose cotransporter 2 isoform X1: MGSSGGFLSGGSDTVRSELEKDPSGFGRTRGVAQLDSPGLSRKSMCRTNRGTVGGYFLAGRSMMWWPVGASLFASNIGSGHFVGLAGTGAASGLAVAGFEWNALFVVLLLGWLFVPVYLTAGVITMPQYLRKRFGGHRIRLYLSVLSLFLYIFTKISVDMFSGAVFIQQALGWNIYASVIALLVITMIYTVTGGLAALMYTDTVQTFVILAGAFILMGYAFHEVGGYSGLFDKYLGATTSLTVSEDPAVGNISSSCYQPRPDSYHLLRDPVTGDLPWPALLLGLTIVSSWYWCSDQVIVQRCLAGKNLTHIKAGCILCGYLKLMPMFLMVMPGMISRILYPDEVACVVPEVCKRVCGTEVGCSNIAYPRLVVKLMPNGLRGLMLAVMLAALMSSLASIFNSSSTLFTMDIYTRLRPRAGDRELLLVGRLWVVFIVAVSMAWIPVVQAAQGGQLFDYIQSVSSYLAPPVSAVFVLALFVPRVNEKGAFWGLMGGLLMGLARLVPEFSFGSGSCVRPSSCPALLCRVHYLYFAIVLFVCSGLLTLVVSLCTPPIPRKHLHRLVFSLRHSKEEREDLDADELEAPTAAPVQNGCPEHALEMEEPPSPTPGLFRQCLLWFCGMSRTGAGSPPAPTREEMAAGARRLDDISEDASWARVVNLNALLMMAVATFLWGFYA; encoded by the exons ATGGGGAGCTCTGGAGGCTTCCTGAGCGGGGGAAGCGATACTGTCAGATCTGAGTTGGAAAAGGACCCCTCTGGATTTGGCAGAACCAGAGGAGTGGCTCAGCTGGATTCCCCAGGTCTCAGCCGGAAG TCCATGTGCAGAACCAACAGAGGCACGGTTGGTGGCTACTTCCTGGCGGGACGAAGCATGATGTGGTGGCCG GTCGGGGCCTCCCTCTTTGCCAGCAACATCGGCAGCGGCCACTTTGTGGGCCTGGCAGGGACTGGTGCGGCGAGCggcctggctgtggctggatTTGAGTGGAAT GCTCTGTTCGTGGTGCTGCTTCTGGGCTGGCTCTTCGTGCCAGTGTACCTGACCGCCGGTGTCATTACCATGCCACAGTATCTGCGCAAGCGCTTTGGGGGCCATCGCATTCGCCTCTACCTGTCCGTGCTCTCGCTTTTTCTGTACATCTTCACGAAGATTTCG GTGGATATGTTCTCCGGGGCAGTGTTCATTCAACAGGCTCTGGGCTGGAACATCTACGCCTCTGTCATCGCCCTCCTGGTCATCACCATGATCTACACTGTGACAG GAGGGCTGGCAGCGCTGATGTACACGGATACGGTGCAGACCTTCGTCATTCTCGCGGGggccttcatcctcatgggttACG CCTTCCACGAGGTGGGCGGGTATTCGGGACTTTTCGACAAATACTTGGGGGCCACGACGTCCCTAACGGTGTCCGAGGATCCCGCGGTGGGCAACATCTCCAGCTCGTGCTATCAACCCCGGCCCGACTCCTACCATCTGCTCCGGGACCCTGTGACTGGGGACCTGCCGTGGCCCGCGCTGCTTCTGGGACTCACCATCGTCTCAAGCTGGTACTGGTGCAGCGACCAG GTTATAGTGCAGCGCTGCCTGGCTGGGAAAAACCTGACTCACATCAAGGCGGGCTGCATCCTGTGCGGCTACCTGAAGCTGATGCCCATGTTCCTCATGGTCATGCCGGGCATGATCAGCCGCATTCTATACCCAG ATGAGGTGGCGTGCGTGGTGCCCGAAGTGTGTAAGCGCGTGTGTGGCACTGAGGTGGGGTGTTCCAACATTGCCTACCCGCGGCTCGTCGTGAAGCTCATGCCTAATG GTCTGCGCGGACTCATGCTGGCGGTCATGCTGGCGGCGCTCATGTCCTCGCTGGCCTCAATCTTTAACAGCAGCAGCACGCTTTTCACCATGGACATCTACACGCGCCTGCGACCCCGCGCAGGCGACCGCGAGCTGCTGCTAGTGGGACG GCTCTGGGTGGTGTTCATCGTGGCTGTGTCGATGGCCTGGATCCCGGTGGTGCAGGCGGCTCAGGGCGGGCAGCTCTTCGATTACATCCAGTCGGTCTCCAGCTACCTGGCGCCTCCGGTGTCGGCGGTCTTCGTGCTGGCGCTCTTCGTGCCCCGCGTCAATGAGAAG GGTGCCTTCTGGGGACTGATGGGGGGCCTGCTGATGGGTCTGGCGCGCCTTGTTCCCGAGTTCTCCTTTGGTTCTGGCAGCTGCGTGCGCCCCTCGTCGTGCCCCGCGCTCCTCTGCCGGGTGCACTACCTCTACTTTGCCATCGTGCTCTTCGTCTGCTCGGGGCTCCTCACCCTCGTGGTCTCGCTGTGCACACCGCCCATTCCACGCAAGCAT CTCCACCGCCTGGTTTTCAGTCTCCGGCACAGCAAGGAAGAGCGGGAAGACCTGGATGCAGATGAGCTAGAAGCTCCCACTGCAGCTCCTGTGCAGAACGGGTGCCCTGAGCACGCGCTGGAGATGGAGG AGCCCCCATCCCCAACACCAGGACTGTTCCGCCAGTGTCTGCTCTGGTTCTGTGGCATGAGCAGGACTGGGGCGGGCAGCCCCCCAGCCCCTACCCGGGAGGAGATGGCTGCAGGGGCCAGGCGGCTGGACGATATCAGTGAGGACGCGAGCTGGGCCCGCGTCGTCAACCTCAATGCCCTGCTCATGATGGCCGTGGCCACGTTCCTCTGGGGCTTTTATGCCTGA